The following coding sequences are from one Nicotiana tabacum cultivar K326 chromosome 1, ASM71507v2, whole genome shotgun sequence window:
- the LOC107826902 gene encoding chromo domain protein LHP1-like: protein MKGGKQNSDAVAGDNGVSSEQPSTGASQAEQQERDGDAGEEDEDVGKEYEEKLEEEELADVEKPKLAEGFYEIEDVWRKRVRKGKVQYLIKWRGWPESANTWEPVENLMTCYDVIDAFEESLRSGKQRLARKRKRQHGVTHTQIKKQQQQQQCSPAAATNDVPAVKVSIMEEPMPSSPLASLDAINHVDSSGSGLNDIQVDGVANDNDLNFDSSIKEINEKNELDLKLSELKGGIATKETSVDRSGDGLTSGFSAANGTESLQSGRCTGAKRRKPASVRRFKPETASGVMNDSQDALPNATSGPFVAFTKEGIHNHGFVGNALGCKNKWDDSKDACAITEIIKPMSYSASVSSDFQDVSVTFLAKRSDGKEVMVDNKFLKMNNPLVLINFYEQNLRYHPTQ, encoded by the exons atgaaagGAGGGAAACAGAACTCCGACGCCGTCGCCGGCGACAATGGTGTCAGTTCTGAGCAGCCATCCACCGGTGCCTCACAAGCTGAGCAGCAAGAAAGAGATGGGGATGCTGGCGAAGAGGATGAAGATGTGGGAAAGGAGTATGAAGAGAAACTCGAAGAAGAGGAATTAGCTGATGTGGAAAAACCAAAGCTTGCTGAAGGCTTTTATGAGATTGAGGATGTGTGGAGAAAGAGGGTTCGAAAG GGCAAAGTTCAGTATCTAATCAAATG GCGAGGCTGGCCGGAGAGTGCAAACACATGGGAACCTGTGGAGAATCTAATGACATGCTATGATGTTATTGACGCATTTGAAGAGAG ctTGCGGTCAGGGAAACAACGATTGGCACGTAAGCGTAAGCGGCAGCATGGGGTTACTCACACTCAAATAAaaaagcagcagcagcagcagcagtgttCCCCTGCAGCTGCTACAAATGATGTGCCTGCAGTGAAGGTTAGCATAATGGAGGAACCTATGCCCTCATCTCCTCTGGCTAGCTTGGATGCTATTAATCATGTGGATAGTAGTGGTAGTGGTTTGAATGATATCCAAGTGGACGGAGTGGCGAACGACAATGATTTGAATTTTGATTCCTCTATAAAAGAAATTAATGAGAAAAATGAATTGGATTTAAAGCTTAGTGAATTAAAGGGAGGGATAGCAACAAAAGAGACATCTGTGGATAGATCTGGTGATGGCCTTACAAGTGGATTTTCAGCAGCCAATGGAACAGAATCACTTCAATCTGGTCGTTGTACCGGAGCTAAAAGGAGGAAGCCTGCTTCTGTTCGGAGGTTTAAACCGGAAACTGCCTCAGGTGTAATGAATGATTCCCAAGATGCTTTACCAAATGCTACTAGTGGCCCTTTTGTTGCATTCACGAAGGAAGGAATTCACAATCATGGATTTGTGGGCAATGCTTTGGGTTGCAAAAATAAGTGGGATGATTCCAAAGATGCCTGTGCCATAACAGAAATTATAAAGCCTATGAGCTATTCGGCATCTGTATCGAGTGATTTTCAGGATGTGTCCGTGACCTTTTTAGCTAAGAG GTCTGATGGAAAGGAAGTTATGGTGGATAACAAGTTTCTGAAGATGAATAATCCACTTGTG TTGATAAACTTTTATGAGCAAAATCTTCGATATCATCCCACACAATGA